CCTGTTGAAAGTCACACTGAAGGTCAGTGAGCCATGTCCTATTCCCGTCTGCTACTGTTGATCTACAGTCTCTAATGGCCTGTGAgttgtcctctcctcctgtcacGTAGTCTCTCTGAGATTTCCTGGCTGCAGCAGTGTTTGCCTGGGCCCGTTCCAGTTCCAGGCTCAATAGTGAGGGAGAGGTTAATCATTAGTCCCATGCTCTCCCTGTTCCATGGGGGAGAGGGCTATGGGGGCATGGGATAGGGGACTACATGATGGGCTAGAGGGGCtgtggggagcagagagaggaactAGAAGGGTAGCTTGGAAGTTCAGAGTGAGTATAGTGGTGTAGATTTAATTTCAGATCTAGCCTTGGATTTGATTTCATCCTCCCTGCTGTGTGACTGGTGCCAGTATCATAACGAGGTTGCACAATCTTTACCCAATGAACTTTCACCAGCAGCAGGGCAGGCTGCAGCGAGGTTTGTTTGCTTAAGAAAGCCAGACCTTGACCACCCTCCTTTACGCCTTCCTTACACACAAACTTTTAATTGGTTAGCCAACCAGGAAATTAACTTGATACAGTATTAACAAACCTTAAAATAAGAAGGTAATGAGTTACTACATTGATTTAATAAATATTCTGCCAATACAGTGGTAGTTAATGGTTAATGTTGTACGCTCCTTGTGCGTCTCTGTGCCACACTACACTATTTCTATTCCCTTATTATTGGACACAAAAGACTACTCTATTCCCTTTCTATTGGAGGTCTCTGCAGTCACGGTGTAGTCTATACTGTAGCCTGGCTATTAGTTTACTGTAAAACCCTTTGGCTTTCACCACTTTGTCATTTTCTGTGTAATAGACTCTctcagtctcctctgttctcctttcGTCCTGAATAATCCTTCATTCTGCActgtcatctctgtctctctctctctcttgtctccccctcctccagcctctctggTGGAGCTCCAGTATGTAAGGAATGCCAGATACTTTGGGAGATCTTGAATCCAGTCAGTGGATGACTGACAGACCTAAGACCCGCCCCCTCCTCAGATTGCACCCAGGCCTATATCCTGTCTCCTAAACCCTTCTCATATAAAACAGGATCAAGGATCAATGACACCTCTTTGTCTTGGCTCGCTGTGCGATGCGTCACTCTTACTCttttctcatacacacacacatacacacgcacgcacgcacacacacacacacacacacacacacacactcctcatatcttttcctctctttacctcttcctattctgtctcttcatctctctcataACTGTGTctaaacccccctctctctctctgtctctccagcctCCATCCCGTTCTTTGCGTGTGAGCTGAAGGCGGTGACTCCATACCAGAGGGGTTTCTTCTGTGGGGACCAGAGCATCACCTACCCCTACCTGGAGAGAGAGGCCATCCCTGACGCACTGCTCATCGCTGGGGGCATCGTCATCACTGGCCTCACGGTGAGGCACACAACACACCACTTACACTGTAGGATCTTACTGAGTATATACACATGACACTTACACACTCACTGTAAGCAGACAAGAGGTTCACCTGGAAGTAGATGTATTTATGAGCCATTCaatatttagcctttatttagtCAGGTCATTGAAAACCCCTTTTTTTTAACAATACGCTGTGAAAGTGTTGCGTCGTTTCTTTACCGGTATCTAGCTCAGCTTTTTTACGAAGAGGACTGATTCTAACTCttgctcctcctcttcttccccggCCAGATTGCGCTGGGCGAGTGTTACCGGGTTCGATTCCATGAGGTGCAATCGCGGGCCTTCGTGCGCAACCGCTACGTGTCCTGCCTCTACAAGGAGCTGGGCAGCTTCCTGTTCGGCTGCTGTGTGGGCCAATCATTGACCAACATGGCCAAGCTGAGCGTGGGGCGCCTGCGACCTAACTTCCTGTCGGTGTGCAACGTGACATACGCCTCGCTCAACTGCGTCCCCGGCTCCTACGTGGCCCAGGTCACCTGCAGGCAGCCCGAACACAAGATGGTGGAGGAGGCCAGGTCAGTACCGAGAGAGACGCCTTCCCTATTCACACTATAGGGCCAAGCCaggcctggccaaactgagctggcctggttacacaCCCACCATAGTGGCTGGAACCgtgctggaaaggacaatgtgTAAATACATATCAGAACTAGCACAGTGCAGTTGTGGTTGGTCCTGTAATGTGAATCAAGCTTCAGTGTATCAGAGTTGGGCTCAATTCGAGCTCACTTCCTGTCAGTTGGATTGGACATGAGGTTTTTCCATTGTTATGCAATCCTGAAAAGTCATGCACTGACTGGAATTGAGATAGAATAGACCCAAACGCCGCTAGTCTAGTCAAAGTGAAAGTCTGTCTTTGTGAGAAACTATTGGTATGAATGTTTATTACCATAGATTGAGATGGAGCAGTATTGACACTAGATAACTGGGTTAATGATTGACATCCCTGTTATCCCTTTATCTTTCAGGAAGTCCTTTTTCTCTGGCCATTCCTCTTTTGCCATGTACACCATGCTCTACCTGGCGGTAAGGGTCACTGGCaattggagacacacacacacacacacacacacacacacacacacacacacacacacacacaccttgcacgTGCCTGTGGCGACAAAGAACAGCACACCTGCCAAGTAACGTTTATACACTTGAAGTCACCTGCTTTAGCTGGGCTTACTACAGATTAGTTGAAGGAAGGAAAGAATGATCTTTGACAGTTTTAACTTTCACTGTAATTATGAAAGAAAATATTGGACACTTTGTCCCTGTAGAGATGGAgtgcactcacactcacactcacaaacactcAGATATtcaaacacactcacatacacacattgtACATGCAAACTCTGAGAAAGTCAACTTTTCAAAAGCCGTCCTGCCTGAAAtgaaaagggagagggaggaagtttTCCACAGGGAACatgaacagagggagagatggagagcagacaGAGCACTCCTTGTTTGGGGTTTGGGGGGGCTGCTGGGAGATCGACAGGCTTCTTTCAACAAGAGAACCccactccccatctctctctctctctctctctctctctctctctctctctctctctctctctctcttactggacCATTGGTGAGGAACACATTGTGGGGTGAGAAATGACAGAGGAAGACAAAAGCCCATCATGGCTCAAGCATTTGTTCCCATAATGTATTCATTCACATTCTAAATGGAATTCCTCCACTTCATTAAGTCTCCAATGGTCCGGAATATGACTGGAATAATCGCAAAACTATTTACGGGAAATATATATGAAACTCATTAAATTTCAATCTGATAAAAGGAGAGGATTCACCATTCAAAAACATTGTTAATAGATTTCTCaggtcctcccctcctcacccctcccctcctcacccccactTATCAGAaaggagcagagagaaagagggagagaaagagagtgaggcaTTGAGAGCAGTTGAGAGGCCTGAGAAAAACAGGGGGCCTCATTCTTCattctgtctcctcttctccctctctatcttccCTCCATCCCGTCTGTGGCTTCCTAGCGtatagctagtactactactgcagACTGACTGTATCCTTTAGAATCCATGGGACCTGCAGCGACATGCAGCCAGGGCCCTGGGCCAGCTGCTGGGGTTGGAGGGCAAGAAGACTGACACCTGCTTCCAGTCAGAGTGATACAACCCCCCTAACCAGCTCCCCTCCCCTCCGGAGGAATACGTTCCACATGTTCCAGTGACAGGCCCAGGCAGCAGTCACCTCAGAAACAGCACCATGCATCTCTACAGTTAACCCCTGACCCCCCAGTCAGTCTCTGTCTGGTCCCTGACTGACACtcctcctctactgtagtaaTGATGGGGCCTGGAGGGCAAGATGAGATGGAGGACAGGTTTATTAGGGTGCTGAGCCCAGTGTGGATGGACTAATGCcaggtcctcttcctccccctctagacgtgtgtgtgttaaCTCTGTTTAatgtaccctgatgaagacagcttcgctgtcgaaacgttggttattacatttttgcatctgagctcttagagtgtgcggctttcctttattttctagtgttctactccgctagccagcacctcgcctttataggtgtgcgtttcttttttctagataACTCTGTTTAATGTACCAtgtgaccagatcactgtggaAAGAACCAACTACGTTGCAGTTTATGCACACACAGACGCATGCAAAAATGCATGAGagtgcctgcacacacacacacacacacacacacacacacacacacacacacacacacacacacacacacacacacacacacacacacacacacacttctcatatTTGAAGGCTCTGATCATGTGACGCTGCTCTCCTTCTCCAGTTCTACCTGCAGGCGCGGTTGTCATGGCGAGGGGCTCGTCTGCTGCGCCCGCTGCTGCAGTTCCTGCTGGTGATGATAGCCGTGTACACCGGGCTGAGCCGCATCTCCGACTACCGCCACCACCCCACCGACGTGATCACCGGCTTCATCCAGGGAGGCCTCACCGCCTACTGGGTGGTAagtgtctgtctctcccctccctctggcTCTATGGAGCTGTGGGATTGGGAACAAATCTGTTGATGTATGATCTCCTATGTCAGTCAGGCTTACAGGATGAAATAATGTCAACCATGCCTGCCTAAACAATGACAGGGCATCACATGTCCTATCCATCTGCCTGTACAATCTGTATTTATCTATCTGACTATATAATCTGTATTTATCTATCTGACTATATAATCTGTATTTATCTATCTGACTATACAATCTGTATTTCTCTATCTGCCTATACAATCTGTATTTGTCTCATTCAGTCCCTATATGGTGGGATCTCATCTGGGTCAGGCTGAGCAGTATAACCAGTCTCTCTGGCGGTTGGGATATCTGTCTTATGTTTGACGGATTCTCTTGGTTGTCTTTGTGTGTTTGACGGATAGTGTTCCATCTCTATGTATCTGTGTTTGACAGATAGTGTTCCATCTCTATGTATATGTGTTTGACGGACAGTGTTCCATCTCTATGTATCTGTGTTTGACGGACAGTGTTCCATCTCCATGTATCTGTGTTTGACGGACAGTGTTCCATCTCCATGTATCTGTGTTTGACGGACAGTGTTCCatctctatgtttctgtgtttgaCGGACAGTGTTCCATCTCCATGTATCTGTGTTTGACGGACAGTGTTCCatctctatgtttctgtgtttgaCGGACAGTGTTCCATCTCTATGTATCTGTGTTTGGCGGACAGTGTTCCATCTCCATGTATCTGTGTTTGACGGACAGTGTTCCATCTCCATGTATCTGTGTTTCACGGACAGTGTTCCATCTCTATGTATCTGTGTTTGACGGACAGTGTTCCATCTCTATGTATCTGTGTTTGACGGACAGTGTTCCATCTCTATGTATCTGTGTTTGACGGAAAGTGTTCCATCTCTATGTATCTGTGTTTGACGGAAAGTGTTCCATCTCTATGTATCTGTGTTTGACGGAAAGTGTTCCATCTCTATGTATCTGTGTTTGACGGAAAGTGTtatatctgtgtctctctccaggcCTTCTATATTTCCTCCATGTTTAAGAACAACCGTCCAGACCTGTCTCCCACCAGCATGTCTCTGGAGAGCCCCCTGTCCAGCCAACAGACCGTCTGCTAGCACCACCTGCCCCAACACACCCCTCCTCACCTACCTGGACAGATGGGGGATGGGagaaaagacagaaagagagagagagggagagacagtcagATAGCAGAGGTGAGCAGCACatggagggacagggagggagagaaggtgtgTGAAAGGGAAGGGGGATGAGATAAGAGGTAGAGCAGGTAAAGAGCGTTCTAGCAAGTACACACATGCTCTGATGAATACGTCAagacacgcatgcacacgcagTGCCACCTCTCTCACTAACACCCACTactatctaacacacacacacacacacaccaaatcacTGTAGAGTACAACCCGTCCACATGGAGATATGCATAGTAATTTTACAGATATTTTTGTATATGAAAAATGACAAATGTTTCTATTTTTCAAATGAGAGTCGTAGATGAAGCTGCTAATGATAATGATTTTTTTCCTGTTCTAAGTAGAATATGTTTTATATGTGATGGTGGTTAGTGGGCAGTGCATTAGGTTAGCTCTCACAAACACACGGTCAGTCAGTGTCTCTAAATTATCTTCATTGGTCGTCACTTCGTTGGTCATCCTCTGACCAGCCTGGATGATGACATCATCAGCTGGACTCCACTTCTTCAGCTTGACGTCCCCTGACTATAATTCTGTTGATGTCTCATTGTGTGAAAGGAGACAGTCAGAACTGAACTGTTATTTCAGACCTCTACATGGAACAACAGCGCTGCATGGGGTGACAAACCCTCTCAACCAATAAGGAACAAGCACTGGCCTCGTGTGCCCTCTTTACCAGTACCCTCTCCATCCTTCACCCTCTAACTACACAGCAACTAGTAGAGGATGTCATGGACAAAGACAAAAGAGAACACTTTGTATTAAACCAAGTATCTTATCTTAACTTCAGTTACCCAGGAGTGATAGGGTGGAAATCTGCTTTGCCCAGGTTACGTCCCCTCCCCTTCACTCCATGTCTGTACTCTGTACTAACCACTTATTACTGTGTCTCAGAGGCGGAGCTATGACTGAACCCTGTAACATTTGACCTATTACTCTGACCTCTGAGCTGCACCTTGAGTTATGCCACTCTCACAGGGGAGCCAAAATGGCTGCCTCGTGTTGCCTATGGCAGAGGTCCCCTGTATATTCCTATTAATAGCACTTGAACTACATAATGGAACCTACTCTGATAGTataatttatattatatatattttatctcaAGTTTGAATAATCAGTGTTTTATTTCTCTTAATATGTCACTCTCATACGGTatatgttttagttttttcccaAATGATAATTATTCAAATTGAATGTAAATAGATATGTCCTTTTTATAAACCACACAGAATTTCAAAAGTATTATTAGTGCCATTTTTGGACCGTTTTTTTCACGTTTATGTGTTATGTGTCTGTGTTGTTGATCAGGTACACAGAGTTGTTGTTATTGTCATAACGACTAGACTGAGCCAGAGCTATTATCAGAAAGCTATTTCTTGTTTCcagttttgtgttttttgttttctcTGTGAATGCCAGAATGGCTGAAAATAACCACTGTACTCAAAAAACCAAACCAATAAAATGAATGTTGAATCTTTTGACCTCCTATTGTCCACTGATATTCCTTAAAATGTCTCACACACTTTTTTTCTTTCTACACAGAGACAATGTTTGTCATCTGACTGTTTATATGCTCAACAGAGTAAAGAATCAGTTGTTCGTCACACACACATGACCAGTAAGTAAGTTCAAGCTTAGTTCAGGAGAAGTTAGAGGTGAAACCGAGAGCAACAAGAAATATTGAATTCTAAAGTCACAAGTGACTTCACCTCTAGTTTCTGACTGGGAAAGAACACACTTACTTTCTCCCTCCAccacctctttctccctcccttctctacatccctctctctttcaatccTTTTGGAGTGCAGCAGAGCGTGCTGGGCTTTTTGGGGATCATGCTGCCATGGCGATGCCTGGCTAGATAGTGGGCTGGGGAGGTGGAGGCCTTTTTATTTATTCTCTTTCTTTTCCAATCCACTTCCTGGCTGAGTGAGGAGAATAAAAGGCAGCTGAGatcagagtgagagaaagggaaggCTGCAGTAATGGGTGTGTATGGAGGTGAGGAAAGGGGAGGGCTGGCATGCAGCGGGAGAACGGGATGAAGGGAGAAGCTGGGGTTCAGTAATGAAGGAGTAATGGAGCAGTTGGCAGTGGGGAAGGGGtgacgggggagagagggaggagggatttgGGTGTGGGGCTTCGGGCTGGGAAGGAATGTGACGGTGGTTGTCAGGCCTGTTTTGTGTCAATACTGTTACTAAGAGACACATTTAATTCCTTAGCACTGTAAATGCCTGCGCTTGTGAAGATGTTGTCTATCTGTTTTTGTCTAGGTCAtcattgtgtgtgggtgtgtgtgttttctttttgGGTGAGCAGGAGAGAAGAGTAGGTGCTCTACTAAGCTTACAACACAGACTCTCAAACATGACATCTTGATTGCTCCGTGGATGTCTTCCTTGGTGACCCTTTGACCTTGTTCAAAAGAATGGGATTGACAAGAGGAGGCCGATTCTCCCTCCAGTCCATAGAGCAGAGAGGCCAGACTAACTGAGGCGTGTGTCCTGTCTATCTGAAAGGTCTCACTAGTTCCAGCCCTCTCCACTGTGTGAGTTGTGGCTGTAGTTTAGTATACACATACAACAGTAGCCCCAGCCGGCCTGTGGTCATTTAGATGAGGCTGATTGAGCCCTAATCTCAGCCTGTAAAACACATTACCGTCTCCACACTCCAttctgaaagaaaataaagcacactTTCTGCCTCTTCCACATACTTAGGGCTGGGGAATTCGTTTGATAAGACATTTGTTTTTCAGATAAAATACAGGTCTAAAAACAGAATAGTTCCATGGGCGGATGTTACGGCGGGCGATCAGAATCAATGGTGTGGAGGTAGGGAACCCTGTGATGGGTTGTTActgcaggcaggctggcaggcagacagacgggcACGTAGCTCACCTGCATACCTGTCTATTGGAGGTGGAGAGGACATCTGTATCATACCTGCTGTCTGCCTATCATACTATCAGATGGGATAACATCACCCAGGCATTTAAAACTCCCCCACCAGGCTTCCTTTGAGGGCTTCTTTCTGGTAATGTAATGACCAAGAAACTTCTATAGTCCGCCAAATACTTCTCATAATATGGCACAGTTTCAAGCAGCTTACATTGAATCAACAGTGGAGAAAGAGGAGCTATTCTTTGCATATAATCTTTTCTCCCAGGGTCGGTCTCCATGGCATTACAGACAGTCTCTGGATTGGAACTTAGTGGGGTTCTTATCCCTCTGCAGCTCAATTCTTGATAGAATTAGAAGGGATTAATGGGCTCTTTAGTATGCTTGAGTTGAGACCTGCTGCTGCTCAGCTCCATTAGACTGCATATTCCTCCATATACTCCATCTATCCCAGTAATGACAGTTTGGGAATGCTTTGGGTGCAGCAATTAAGACCTGAgactggagagcagagcagagcgggTACATTGTGTCCTGACTCCTGATACAGGCCTGTGAAAGGCATTAGTCTCTCTCTATGCTCCAGCAACGCAGCACTAGATATATCTGCCTTCATCATGCTGCACCGAGGGGATTACACCAGGCCAGATCATTTGGTATGCAGAAAGAGAAGAGAACACCCCAAACGGTGCCAGGAATAGCTTTTTGAGCCCTGCGGGGGGACGTAGGTCAGGTCTGCGATGGCAATTAGTGTGACGTGGAAACTCtgcagatggtgtgtgtgtagtctcagacACGTAGCATCACACACCCCACCTGCGTACTCAACCCACTGGACGACCACGTGCCTCAGAGTCCACACCTGTATAACTAGGATATATCTGATGGGGATAGTATCATAGCGTGGGCATTTGGGCACGGCCACACCGCCTCCAGGATAGCCGTTTTGGCAAGGATGGACCCAAGGCGGGGTGGAGGGGGAGCTTTTGTAATCGTTGAATATTGATGAGGGAAGTTGCAGTTTGTTTGCATATTTAGATCCCACCGTTGAATGTTTCATTTGTGCGTGAGACAGACTGGTAAAAAATATCCAATCTCAACATAATCAATTTAGCAGCTTCTCAAAACACATTTTTGGACATGGCTGCTGTGCCAGCCCAAACAATACTAAAGTATGCAGCAGGAAAGACGGACTATATTATTGCCTTTCCTGTTCGCTGCCAAGCCTTTAAACTTAAGAAGGATTGTAACCTTTATCTAGCATTTCAGTATTTGATATGTAAATAATCTCTTTTTAAAATATTGTTGCATGGCAGCAGTTGTGGCCCTTGGGGCCTGGGATGTCTAATAAACACAGCCTCACACTGAGGACGGTGAATAACACCACAGGCCCCTATTTACCTACCTGGAAGTCATTATGTCGGATGTATATGGCTGCTCAATGTGTGGATGTTATTTTACAGTGTCTGACGGTGTGAAACAGAACGTTGCCGGGTACATTACCCTGAGGGTGGTATGCTATCAAGTGCTACCACTATCTATGTCAAGGTTATCGGGGCCACTTTGACCCCTCAGTACACACATGAACATAAACAGCTAGATTAGTCTGACAGGTAAGAAGGTCTAAAGGTTCCTAAGGAATGTGTTGGACTATGACAAAACATGGAGCTAAAAAACAATGTTATCTGCAGTACAGAGACAAGACACCATGTTGATAGAGATATCAAGCAACAGGTTTATACTGTACGGTCTGAAGGATGAGACTACATgcctggtgggtgtgtgtgtgtgtgtgtgtgtgtgtgtgtgtgtgtgtgtgtgtgtgtgtgtgtgtgtgtgtgtgtgtgtgtgtgtgtgtgtgtgtgtgtgcatgcctgtgggtgtgtgtttgtgtttacatACTCAAGTGCATGCATGCTTGTGTTTATATACAATACGCCAGGCATTGTGGGTCGTTAAGGACAGATTGGAATGTGAAAACAAGGGCTGGAGAGTGAAAGCATGGTAAGGAATAGTGAGGTGTCAGGGACGAGGGAGGAGAGACAAACCAACCATCTGGGtcccagggtcagggtcagtccaCAGAGCCTCACACTCCCTCACACTCTGACATGTTATCATGACATGACACTCAGTGCCTGTATCTCAAATAGCACCCCATTCCCCAAGGCccaggccaaaagtagtgcactaggtagggaataaggtgcattTGAGACCCATCCAGGGTCTGTTTATAGAGGCTGAAGAGCCATGTAGAATAACACATGTATCTGCTCTGCAGTTCTCCATTTCTCTGCATTTATTCATCTGCAGTCTGCCAGCGATGAGCTGACACTAAACCAGTCCATTTTAGAGAATGTTGCGGTCTGCAAACAATTATGTAGTTGACATTGACATAATGGCTTACCGGTATTGTTGTTGTTGCGTGGTGCTGTGAGATGTTCTTTTGGGTCATACAGTATGTCAACTATTACAAAGAATTGtagtacaatgtgtgtgtgtggtgtgtgtgtgtgtgtgtaagagtgcacgtgtgtgtgtgtgtgtgtgtgtgtgtgtgtgtgtgtgtgtgtgtgtgtgtgtgtgtgtgtgtgtgtgtgtgtgtgtgtgtgtgtgtgtgtgtgtgtacagtatgtgtgtggtgtcagtGATGGGGAGGAAGGTGGTATCAgtgcagtggtagtagcagtaattCCTCTCCCGTGTTCACAGCTGAAACAACAAGGAGGACTGGACAACCTAGTGGGGTTGAGGCCACAGGGAccaacgtgtgtatgtgtgtgcgtgtgtatgtgagagagtgtgcgtatgtggcgtgtgtgtgtgtcttggcaaCGAGTTAAGCCAAGATGTAGGAATGGCTTGGATACACAAGGTGTTGTCATGCTGAGTGCTGATCCTCTGGCCGTAGATACAAGACAAAGACAGTAATCGGTGTTAAAATGGGGTGACATCCACATGAACCACTTATATTATCCCTGTCCTTATTAGATCAGTGGCAAACATGTCGCTCAATCACTTAGTTTCTATACTTATCTCAAACTGTACAGCCTGCTTATAACACCCTATTCTAAAGTAGGTGTACAGGCACACTAGGCCAAAGGTCATAGGACGATGGGAGTGTTAACAGCTATTGTAGTAATTGGCCCAATGACAGAATGACACGGTTTCACAGCGATCGTCTGCCATGCTGTTACCATGGTTATTAGTGTGACCCGAGGGTGTTGAGTTATGACAACGTCTCTCTTGTATTTACTGTTCCTCTTCCCTTTGGTGGCCAGTGATGGATGGGAATCCTCTGGAGCCCTCCGCAATCACCGGAAATGATGAGGAATGATGAGGAATGATGAGGAATGATGACAGCCGTATGGAAGCATTCTAGGCACCAGGAGGAGCCTGCCTGTCTGTACAGCACCGCCAGCcaccctcgctccctctcttggCCTAGTGTTCCAACTTCCATCCGTGACGTGTGCTGACCTGTCCCCCCTCCATTCAGGTGAGTACCTGAGCACCTCACTGATCCCACGGGACAATATAGGATAGACAATGGTTTCCCCAACAAAGCCCTTGTTTATTTAACAGCACGGATCACCCAAATGTGGACAGCTTAAGAGCTGGGTTCCTTCC
Above is a window of Salmo salar chromosome ssa03, Ssal_v3.1, whole genome shotgun sequence DNA encoding:
- the LOC123741710 gene encoding phospholipid phosphatase 3 — translated: MQKFNSTHTSTLPRDAELQQRLADNGGAGEAMKENGAGKNHILAEPADSSLCTKRKMLVVLDVFCLFVASIPFFACELKAVTPYQRGFFCGDQSITYPYLEREAIPDALLIAGGIVITGLTIALGECYRVRFHEVQSRAFVRNRYVSCLYKELGSFLFGCCVGQSLTNMAKLSVGRLRPNFLSVCNVTYASLNCVPGSYVAQVTCRQPEHKMVEEARKSFFSGHSSFAMYTMLYLAFYLQARLSWRGARLLRPLLQFLLVMIAVYTGLSRISDYRHHPTDVITGFIQGGLTAYWVAFYISSMFKNNRPDLSPTSMSLESPLSSQQTVC